In the Erythrolamprus reginae isolate rEryReg1 chromosome 13, rEryReg1.hap1, whole genome shotgun sequence genome, one interval contains:
- the LOC139175445 gene encoding cystatin-1-like → MVHSRLPVPSLLGLLGALLMLSLELPGGLPVNVPSDFVYLTFDDPGVQKVIFFALDKYNHDFRPDYPKYFRMTQLLRVQSRRLIADRDRYVFKLVLVETTCPKQAGVKRTFIQMCRKLARNPERQTCDFDVAIVEPPIILGLTHMSCV, encoded by the exons ATGGTGCACTCCCGGCTGCCCGTCCCGTCCCTTCTGGGCCTCTTGGGAGCTCTCCTGATGCTTTCCCTGGAGCTCCCCGGGGGACTACCAGTGAACGTCCCGAGTGATTTCGTCTACTTAACATTCGACGATCCGGGGGTGCAGAAAGTCATCTTCTTCGCCTTGGACAAATACAACCACGATTTCAGACCAGATTATCCCAAGTACTTTAGGATGACACAACTTTTGAGGGTGCAGTCGCGG AGGCTGATAGCTGACCGGGACAGATACGTCTTTAAGCTGGTCTTGGTGGAAACCACGTGTCCAAAGCAGGCCGGTGTGAAAAGGACATTCATCCAGATGTGTAGAAAACTTGCACGGAATCCAGAG AGACAAACATGTGACTTTGACGTTGCAATCGTCGAGCCGCCTATCATATTGGGCTTGACACACATGTCCTGTGTCTGA